The following are encoded together in the Strongyloides ratti genome assembly S_ratti_ED321, chromosome : 2 genome:
- a CDS encoding Guanine nucleotide-binding protein subunit beta-2-like 1, with amino-acid sequence MSEQMKLEGNLIGHRGHVTQIAVNPTNPNVIVSSSRDKSIISWNLENYEKDFSGVSGSYLTGKPNKAYLGHDHFVSDVVLSVDGQFALTGSWDKTLRLWDLNTGKTSRTFQAHTNDVLSVAFSADNRQIVSASRDRSIKLWNTLGECKHSIDNAHNGWVSTVRFSPSSHNPVIVSAGWDNVVKVWSLTDCSLRTNHHGHKGYINDVTVSPDGSLCASGGKDGNAMLWDFNEGKHLYTLDGNDVINALAFSPNRYWLCAAVGSTVKIWDLEHKRIVDELKIDISAKGAKARAPECTSIAWSADGQTLFAGYTDNVIRVWRVYNAAKN; translated from the exons ATGTCTGAACAAATGAAATTGGAGGGTAACCTTATTGGCCACAGAGGGCACGTCACCCAAATAGCCGTAAACCCAACCAATCCAAATGTTATTGTTTCTTCTTCTCGCG ACAAATCTATCATTTCATGGAATCTTGAAAACTACGAAAAAGACTTTAGCGGAGTTTCTGGATCATATCTTACAGGAAAACCAAATAAAGCTTACCTTGGACATGATCACTTTGTTTCCGATGTTGTCTTATCTGTTGATGGACAATTTGCTCTTACCGGATCATGGGATAAAACCCTCCGTCTCTGGGATTTAAATACTGGAAAAACATCAAGAACTTTCCAAGCTCACACTAATGATGTTCTTTCAGTTGCTTTTTCAGCTGATAACCGTCAAATTGTTTCAGCTTCTCGTGACAGAAGTATCAAGCTCTGGAATACTCTTGGAGAATGCAAACACTCTATTGATAATGCTCACAATGGATGGGTCTCAACTGTTAGATTCTCTCCATCATCACACAACCCAGTAATTGTTTCTGCTGGATGGGACAATGTTGTCAAAGTCTGGTCTCTTACTGACTGTTCTCTTAGAACTAACCATCATGGACACAAAGGATACATCAATGATGTTACTGTTTCACCAGACGGTTCTCTTTGCGCTTCTGGAGGCAAAGACGGAAATGCTATGCTCTGGGACTTCAATGAAGGAAAACACTTGTACACTCTTGATGGTAATGATGTTATCAATGCACTTGCCTTCTCACCAAACAGATACTGGCTTTGCGCTGCTGTTGGATCAACTGTTAAGATTTGGGATCTTGAACACAAACGCATTGTTGATGAACTTAAAATCGACATTTCTGCTAAAGGTGCCAAAGCTCGTGCTCCAGAATGTACTTCTATCGCTTGGTCTGCTGATGGACAAACTCTTTTCGCTGGATACACAGACAATGTTATCCGTGTCTGGAGAGTCTATAATGCCGCCAAAAActaa
- a CDS encoding Ribosomal RNA small subunit methyltransferase NEP1, which yields MPSEEPLTKKAKVDQVDLDKRKLIVVLEDCSLETAKVGENYAILSSDKHVKYLLKHKKDPAEYRPDILHQCLLNLLDSPLNRAGLLQVYFKTKKNVLVEVSPQCRIPRTFDRFCGLMVQLLHKLQIRSADEKTRLLRVIKNPINDHLPIGCPKILLSVKATECVRPNQIPKGNPNDSYVIVIGGISKGKISTSYTDREMKINNYPLSAALACAKITSGFEEVWDIL from the exons ATGCCATCCGAAGAAcctttaacaaaaaaagcAAAAGTTGATCAAGTTGATTTAgacaaaagaaaattaattgttgTTCTTGAAGATTGCTCTTTAGAAACTGCAAAA gTTGGTGAAAATTATGCTATATTAAGTTCTGATAAAcatgttaaatatttattaaaacataaaaaagaTCCAGCTGAATACCGTCCGGATATATTACATCAATGCTTGCTTAATTTACTTGATAGTCCTCTTAATCGTGCAGGTCTTCTTCAAGTATATTTTAAGACAAAAAAGAATGTTCTTGTTGAAGTATCACCACAATGTCGTATTCCAAGAACTTTTGATCGCTTTTGTGGATTAATGGTTCAATTATTGCATAAGTTACAAATCCGTTCAGCAGATGAAAAAACAAGATTATTACGAGTAATTAAGAACCCTATTAATGACCATCTGCCAATTGGATGTCCAAAAATTTTGTTGTCTGTTAAGGCAACAGAATGTGTTAGACCAAATCAAATTCCAAAAGGTAATCCTAATGATAGTTATGTCATTGTAATAGGAGGAATTAGTAAAGGTAAAATCTCAACAAGTTATACTGATAGAGAAATGAAAATCAATAACTACCCTTTATCTGCAGCATTAGCATGTGCTAAAATTACAAGTGGTTTCGAAGAAGTTTGggatattttataa
- a CDS encoding 7-methylguanosine phosphate-specific 5'-nucleotidase — protein MDFLINNSKVFIKNKEYVSRIINVLSNDGAKNLTVISDFDYTISRFRDDNGNQNLTTHQLFKKGTEISNPNLGPKLSKLFDKYFPIEFSNDLTIKEKIPHMEEWWNLSHGAIIDEKLDYDFIVNIIKSNKLEYRYKFCELVKRLNYLNVPFVIFSAGIGDVIDIYLRKQIKLIEKNIYIISNSMIFNNDNICVGFSEPLIHTFSKNSSVIKKSDPLRNVVKDRKNVLLMGDSFGDITMEVNSERKGNTLKVGFLNIIDNNLLEKYMNFYDIVCVDDQTMDVPFYIIKIIENGVYVEEMYNVVI, from the exons ATGgattttcttataaataattcaaaagtttttataaaaaataaagaatatgtttcaagaataataaatgtattaagTAATGATGGAGCAAAAAACTTAACAGTTATCTCTGACTTTGATTATACCATTTCCCGTTTTCGTGATGACAATggaaatcaaaatttaactacacatcaattatttaaaaaaggtaCAGAAATTTCAAATCCTAATTTAGGACCAAAactttcaaaattatttgacAAATATTTTCCTATAGAATTTTCAAATGATTTAACTATAAAAGAGAAAATTCCTCATATGGAAGAATGGTGGAATTTATCACATGGTGCTATCATTGATGAAAAACTTGATTATGATTTTATTgttaacattataaaatctAATAAATTAGAATATCGTTATAAGTTTTGCGAATTAGTTAAACGCCTAAACTATTTAAATGTAccttttgtaattttttctGCTGGAATTGGAGATGtcattgatatatatttaagaaaacaaataaaattgatagaaaaaaatatttatattatttctaattcaatgatatttaataatgataatatatgtGTTGGTTTTTCTGAGCCATTAATTCATACATTTTCTAAAAACAGTTCAGTTATCAAAAAAAGTGACCCTCTTAGGAATGTGGTAAAAGAtagaaaaaatgttttattaatggGAGATTCATTTGgag ATATCACAATGGAAGTCAATTCTGAACGTAAAGGTAATACATTAAAAGTaggatttttaaatattattgataataatcttcttgaaaaatatatgaatttttatGACATCGTTTGTGTTGACGATCAAACAATGGATGTtcctttttatataataaagataattgaAAATGGTGTTTATGTTGAAGAAATGTATAATGTtgtcatttaa